AGTCAGGGCGAGCTCGTTGAGGTCAAGGGGCCCTGGAGGCTGCAACACTACACAGTGGTCTACGAGGACCTCTACGGCAACAGGCTTGAGAAGCCCATAGTGGTGGGTGTCATAAAGCCCGATGACGCCGACTTGGGAATGATACACATCGTGAACGTTGACCCCTCAGCCGTGAGGCAAGGGATGACGCTGCGGCCTGTCTTCAGGCCCAAGGAGCAGAGGAAGGGCACGATACTTGACATAGAGTACTTCGAGCCCGCTTAGCCCCCCTAGGCCCCGAAGTTCTTTTCTTGAGCTTTGTACCACTCGAGGGCCTTCTTTAGCTCCTCCCTGCTGAACTCGGGCCAGAGCAGGTCGGTGAAGTAGAGCTCGGCGTAGGTGGTCTGGAGCGGGAAGAAGCCGCTGAGCCTCCTCATGCCGCCAGTCCTTATGACGAGGTCTATGGGCGGCACGCCAGCAATTAATGATGGCGCTCCCATCCCGAGGGCTATCATCCGCCTCTCCCACTCCCCGCTGTAGCATATCCCTAGGTGAAGCGAGCCCCCGCTGTAGCTGGCGGTCTCGGCCTCAAGGGCCATGGCCTCCTCCCTGGCGGCCCCTGAGACCAGGCCCAGGTCGCCAACCACCTTGACCCTTATCCTCTCGCCGTTAACCACCTCGTCCTTGCGGAGGTCCCTCAGCCCGTTGACCAGGAGCTCGTCAAGGACAGCCCTTTCCTCAGCCGACCTCCTGGTGCAGTTCTCGTAGCTCATCACGTAGACCACGGCGCGCCTTACCCCTTCGTCTAAGACCCACCTGAGGGCCTGCCTGAGCCTCTCATAGCCCTGCCTGTAGGCCTGAAGGTAGGTTAGGCCGTACTTCCTCGCGAACCTCCTGTTGCCGTCAGGTATTATGCCTATAACGCTTGGCAGCGTTTTCTAAGCCCCTAAGTAAAGCGAGCTGAAAGGATTATTTAAAAGGATTGCCCCAAAAGCTGGCCTCCTCCCCGCCCTAAAGGTGGGGAGGTTCCCCCCATCTGTTCGGGCCTACATCTGTCACCTGAGGGGCAGTCGGGGTGGCCAGAGATCCCCCCATCTTGCTGAGCGCCCTCCTCTCAATGTTCAGAACAGCTATGCTGTCCCTGTCGGCCTCAAGGCCGCACCTTGGGCACCTGAGCCTGCGGTAGCCAACCTCCACGAGCTCAGCACCGCACCTTGGACACGTTGTGGAGGTGCCAGCGGGTTCAACAACAAATAATGGTACTCCGTTCTTCTCGGCCTGCCAGTCTACCCAGAACGCCAGCCTCCTGTAGCCGAGCGCTATCAGGGCAGTCCTGTGGTCCTTTGGGAGCTTTCTAAGGCTCTCCACCAGCCCTGTAAGGTCCTCCCTGGCGACAGCCAGCTGGCTTTGCCAGCGATATAATCATGTGGGACGTCCTCCTGGCCCAGTCCTCTATGATGTTCCTTGCCTTCATGCGGAAGTGCCTTATTCTCCTCCTTATACCACTCCTCCTGAGCCAGGCCCTGTACTTTGGCGAGGAGTACTTCCCCTGAAGCCTTTCAGCAAGCCTCCTGTAGCGCAGGGCCCTCTCAACTGGCGTCTCAATTCTCTGCTCAACGTGTGAGTTACCTACAACGACCTGTCTCTCGTTCACGTCAACGGCAAGCACGCCCTTAGGGGCGTACTTGGCTGGCCTTGGCGCCCGCTTGGTCACATAAAGGGTGAACTCGCCGTCCCTGAACACAAGCCTGGCCTCCCTGCTAGGGTAGCTGTCATACCTCCTGTCCCAGCCGATTACCCTGAGCCTGTAGCCCCAGCCAGCTCCACATAGCCGCCTTTGACCCTGTAGTCCTGTTCGTGCGTCAGCCAC
The uncultured Acidilobus sp. JCHS genome window above contains:
- a CDS encoding putative nucleic-acid-binding protein containing a Zn-ribbon, with the protein product MRVMSWDKHGRLHDIITWPEREEVDKYIYTPGLHGLELAKALMDGRILGMRCSDGKVYVPPKTFCPDYSQGELVEVKGPWRLQHYTVVYEDLYGNRLEKPIVVGVIKPDDADLGMIHIVNVDPSAVRQGMTLRPVFRPKEQRKGTILDIEYFEPA
- a CDS encoding Undecaprenyl pyrophosphate synthase, with the translated sequence MVYVMSYENCTRRSAEERAVLDELLVNGLRDLRKDEVVNGERIRVKVVGDLGLVSGAAREEAMALEAETASYSGGSLHLGICYSGEWERRMIALGMGAPSLIAGVPPIDLVIRTGGMRRLSGFFPLQTTYAELYFTDLLWPEFSREELKKALEWYKAQEKNFGA
- a CDS encoding transposase, with translation MESLRKLPKDHRTALIALGYRRLAFWVDWQAEKNGVPLFVVEPAGTSTTCPRCGAELVEVGYRRLRCPRCGLEADRDSIAVLNIERRALSKMGGSLATPTAPQVTDVGPNRWGEPPHL